From Brochothrix thermosphacta DSM 20171 = FSL F6-1036, a single genomic window includes:
- a CDS encoding LacI family DNA-binding transcriptional regulator, giving the protein MNIKDIARISGYSVTTVSRVINDHPYVSDEKRQRIKKVMQDVGYVPNNTARALSSGRSKNIGIVMPFSNYPYFERIIAGVVESAFEKGYKVTLLPTNYDKKTEEDYFKQLQAKSFDGLIITSKCNDFSMIAHYQTYGPIVCCEETLDYPISSVSIDRHPALVSALVFLRETGCRRVAVTVSREASESASTRAIIKAYREVYGELPETLFYRDCSIMEDGVAAVQHFMTEQPTIDAIFTNGDEIAAGVVKALETFKRSDIHVMGQGASLTSDILQIPTIDHHLHQIGKEAFRHLFLIEQEKTTLASTFISR; this is encoded by the coding sequence ATGAATATCAAAGACATTGCTAGAATATCGGGGTATTCTGTGACAACGGTATCACGTGTTATTAACGACCATCCCTATGTCTCTGATGAAAAAAGACAGCGGATAAAAAAGGTCATGCAAGATGTGGGTTATGTACCCAATAATACGGCACGTGCATTAAGTAGTGGACGTTCTAAAAATATAGGAATTGTAATGCCGTTTTCAAATTATCCTTACTTTGAAAGAATCATTGCGGGCGTGGTTGAAAGTGCCTTTGAAAAAGGGTATAAGGTCACTTTATTGCCAACCAACTATGATAAAAAAACTGAGGAAGACTACTTTAAACAGCTGCAAGCAAAAAGTTTTGATGGCTTAATTATTACGTCTAAATGTAATGATTTTTCGATGATTGCTCATTATCAAACATATGGTCCAATTGTATGTTGTGAAGAAACATTGGATTATCCAATATCTTCAGTTTCAATTGACCGTCATCCTGCACTCGTTAGTGCGTTGGTTTTTTTAAGAGAAACCGGTTGTCGACGGGTTGCAGTGACAGTAAGCCGTGAAGCATCTGAAAGCGCTAGTACACGAGCGATTATAAAAGCTTATAGAGAAGTTTATGGGGAACTACCAGAAACGTTATTTTATCGTGATTGTTCGATTATGGAAGATGGCGTTGCCGCAGTGCAACATTTTATGACGGAACAACCAACAATTGATGCTATATTTACAAATGGAGATGAGATTGCTGCTGGAGTAGTGAAAGCTTTAGAAACGTTTAAACGTTCAGATATACACGTGATGGGGCAAGGTGCGTCTTTAACGAGCGATATTCTACAAATACCAACGATTGATCATCATTTACACCAAATTGGCAAAGAAGCTTTTCGACATCTCTTTTTAATAGAACAGGAAAAAACAACGTTAGCTTCGACGTTTATAAGCCGTTAA
- a CDS encoding DUF3006 domain-containing protein, translating to MNKRGIIDRFEGEWAVLEFETGMEDILKTTLPKNINVGDVLVFGDTTITIDTDARKQREAEIDRLADELFEDE from the coding sequence ATGAATAAAAGAGGCATTATTGATCGTTTTGAAGGTGAATGGGCTGTTTTAGAATTTGAAACAGGTATGGAAGATATTTTGAAAACGACATTACCAAAAAATATCAACGTAGGTGATGTGTTAGTCTTTGGTGATACGACTATTACGATTGATACCGATGCTCGTAAACAGCGCGAAGCTGAAATTGACCGTTTAGCCGACGAGTTGTTTGAAGATGAGTGA
- a CDS encoding winged helix-turn-helix transcriptional regulator: MKKTVSLLSNKWKVLIIRELLIETQRFNALQRTLGGITQKVLTSNLKEMEKSGLVNREVFPVTPPHVEYSLTSRGRSLEPILETMAVWGLAYMAEEELQLEES; the protein is encoded by the coding sequence TTGAAAAAAACAGTCAGTTTATTAAGCAATAAATGGAAGGTGTTAATCATCCGTGAATTATTAATTGAAACACAGCGTTTTAATGCCTTACAACGAACGCTTGGTGGCATTACACAAAAAGTATTAACGAGTAATTTAAAAGAGATGGAAAAATCAGGCTTAGTTAATCGCGAAGTTTTTCCTGTGACACCTCCTCATGTTGAATACAGCCTAACAAGTCGTGGAAGAAGTCTTGAACCGATTTTAGAAACAATGGCTGTTTGGGGATTAGCCTATATGGCTGAAGAAGAATTACAGTTAGAAGAAAGTTAA
- a CDS encoding NAD(P)-dependent oxidoreductase — translation MKIGIIGAAGQSGVLLVEEALKQGHEVTAIVRDSNKVSNKEVAIIEKDLFALELVDLVDFDVVIDAFGAWGENIPLHITSLKHLRSILKGHKTTRLVVIGSAGSLLLDDNGTRLIDSPDMPAEFKPLATVMAQAYDELKGDSEVNWTYVSPPPVFIVEAPLTNNVQLGDDYLMVNAQGEAKLSYADLAVVVIAELQTANYLNKRMSIIEK, via the coding sequence ATGAAAATAGGTATCATTGGAGCTGCAGGTCAAAGTGGCGTTTTATTAGTAGAAGAAGCACTTAAACAAGGTCATGAAGTGACCGCAATTGTACGTGATTCAAATAAAGTTTCAAATAAAGAGGTAGCTATTATTGAAAAGGATTTATTTGCTTTAGAGCTAGTGGATTTGGTAGACTTCGATGTTGTTATTGATGCTTTTGGGGCATGGGGAGAAAATATTCCGTTACACATTACATCACTAAAACATTTACGCTCTATTTTAAAAGGTCATAAAACAACCCGTTTAGTCGTTATTGGTAGTGCGGGAAGTTTGTTACTTGATGATAACGGCACACGTTTAATCGATTCACCAGATATGCCGGCAGAATTTAAACCATTAGCGACTGTTATGGCACAAGCCTATGATGAATTGAAAGGTGACTCAGAGGTAAATTGGACATACGTCAGTCCACCACCAGTATTTATCGTTGAAGCGCCGTTAACAAATAATGTACAATTAGGTGACGATTATTTGATGGTAAACGCTCAAGGCGAAGCCAAATTAAGTTATGCTGATCTTGCTGTGGTTGTGATTGCAGAATTACAAACGGCAAACTATCTTAATAAACGAATGAGTATTATTGAAAAATAG
- a CDS encoding ComEC/Rec2 family competence protein, whose protein sequence is MKKLRIIIAAVMVLFLLAGATPAKNSSAVKVHIINVGQGDATLVQTGRENILIDGGNKGKGKTVIAYLKKHKVRTLNAVVSTHPDADHVGGLAAVIDEMNVKSVYAPRVTHTTIAYSNFLKAVKRNKLKIKVAKKGVTIPTAPHNVNMTFIAPVKDYHKNDLNNWSAVLKLQHGKKQFLFTGDIETKAENDLVKAKLLNKVDVLKVSHHGAKEATTANFLAKTKPAYAAISVGGKNRYGHPTGPTLKRLSKIGAKVYRTDKGGTIVFSSNGKKIKVTRK, encoded by the coding sequence TTGAAGAAATTACGTATAATTATTGCAGCTGTAATGGTGTTGTTTTTGTTGGCAGGGGCGACACCAGCTAAAAATAGTTCTGCAGTTAAAGTACATATTATTAATGTAGGGCAAGGGGATGCCACTCTTGTGCAAACGGGGAGAGAAAATATTCTTATTGATGGCGGGAATAAAGGAAAAGGAAAAACGGTCATTGCTTACTTAAAGAAGCATAAGGTACGGACGTTAAATGCAGTTGTTTCAACGCATCCTGATGCAGATCATGTAGGTGGTTTAGCTGCAGTTATTGATGAAATGAACGTTAAGTCAGTTTATGCACCTCGCGTTACACATACAACAATTGCATACAGTAATTTTTTGAAAGCTGTTAAGCGTAATAAATTAAAAATTAAAGTAGCGAAAAAGGGTGTGACCATACCGACAGCACCTCACAACGTCAATATGACATTTATTGCGCCTGTTAAGGACTATCATAAAAATGACCTTAATAATTGGAGTGCCGTGCTGAAATTACAGCATGGAAAAAAACAGTTTTTGTTTACAGGTGATATTGAAACTAAAGCTGAAAATGATTTAGTTAAAGCGAAATTACTTAATAAAGTAGATGTATTAAAAGTAAGTCATCATGGTGCGAAGGAAGCAACAACAGCTAATTTTTTAGCCAAAACTAAACCAGCTTATGCGGCAATCAGTGTCGGTGGAAAGAATCGTTACGGGCACCCAACAGGTCCAACGTTAAAAAGACTCTCTAAAATTGGAGCAAAAGTGTATCGGACAGATAAAGGTGGAACAATCGTTTTTTCATCCAATGGTAAAAAAATTAAAGTGACTCGTAAATAA
- the lspA gene encoding signal peptidase II, whose protein sequence is MYKYLILAAGLIGIDQWTKALIVKNLSIGDQIEVISNFLYITSIRNRGAAWGILEDHMSIFYAVTAVVIIAVVYAFYKYKSEHFTLHLSLSLVLAGALGNFIDRMRYQEVVDFVQTVWGNYYFPIFNVADMCLSIGVVILMFYVLFGDKLNEKKRKKKGKYYFE, encoded by the coding sequence ATGTATAAATATTTAATTTTAGCAGCAGGACTAATTGGAATTGATCAATGGACTAAAGCGTTAATCGTTAAAAATTTAAGCATTGGTGACCAAATAGAAGTCATTTCGAATTTTTTGTACATCACATCTATTCGTAATCGTGGTGCAGCCTGGGGTATTTTAGAAGATCATATGAGTATATTTTATGCGGTAACAGCTGTCGTAATTATAGCGGTTGTCTACGCCTTTTATAAATATAAATCAGAGCATTTCACTCTACATCTCAGTTTGTCGTTAGTTTTGGCAGGTGCATTAGGTAATTTTATCGACCGTATGCGTTATCAAGAGGTTGTCGATTTTGTACAAACAGTATGGGGCAATTACTATTTCCCGATTTTTAATGTCGCGGATATGTGCTTGTCGATTGGTGTTGTAATACTGATGTTTTATGTTTTGTTTGGTGATAAGTTAAACGAGAAGAAACGCAAGAAGAAAGGAAAATACTACTTTGAATAA
- a CDS encoding RluA family pseudouridine synthase codes for MNNKLITVTEEVVDQRLDKALSTLDPEVSRTQAVTMVKEGAITVNDQVKKPKYKVQLGDVISYSVKEPEVLSIEAEDIPLDVIYEDEDVIVVNKPQGMVVHPSAGHTSGTLVNALMYHCKDLSSINGVVRPGIVHRIDKDTSGLLMVAKNDKAHLALAQELKEHKADRYYISLVHGEITHSKGTIDAPVGRSKTDRQKMAVVDHGKPAVSHFEVLEHFPAFTLVECQLETGRTHQIRVHFRYIEHPLAGDPKYGPKKTLAGEGQYLHAKTLAFTHPRTGEKMTFEAPLPQNFTDMIETLRKSRIVKLEKN; via the coding sequence TTGAATAATAAATTAATAACAGTCACAGAAGAGGTTGTAGATCAACGTCTTGATAAGGCTTTAAGTACACTTGACCCTGAGGTAAGTCGTACACAAGCAGTAACAATGGTCAAAGAAGGTGCAATCACTGTGAATGATCAAGTGAAAAAACCGAAGTATAAAGTACAATTAGGCGATGTAATATCTTATAGCGTTAAAGAACCTGAAGTATTATCAATTGAAGCGGAAGACATTCCATTGGACGTTATTTATGAAGATGAAGATGTTATCGTTGTAAATAAACCACAAGGAATGGTTGTTCATCCTTCAGCTGGTCATACATCAGGGACATTAGTTAACGCTTTGATGTATCATTGTAAAGATTTATCAAGCATTAATGGCGTTGTTCGTCCAGGTATCGTTCATCGTATTGATAAAGATACATCTGGATTATTGATGGTTGCCAAAAATGATAAAGCGCATTTGGCATTAGCACAGGAATTAAAAGAACATAAAGCTGATCGTTATTACATTTCATTAGTACATGGTGAAATTACACATTCCAAAGGTACAATTGATGCACCAGTAGGTCGTTCAAAAACAGACCGTCAAAAAATGGCAGTCGTAGATCATGGTAAACCAGCTGTCTCTCATTTTGAAGTGTTAGAACATTTCCCAGCGTTTACGTTAGTCGAATGTCAATTAGAAACAGGCAGAACACATCAAATCCGTGTACACTTCCGTTATATTGAACATCCATTAGCAGGTGACCCGAAATATGGTCCGAAGAAAACATTAGCAGGTGAAGGTCAGTACTTACATGCTAAAACTTTAGCATTTACGCATCCTCGTACGGGTGAGAAAATGACGTTTGAAGCGCCGTTACCACAAAACTTCACGGATATGATTGAAACATTACGTAAAAGTCGTATCGTTAAACTTGAAAAAAATTAA
- the pyrR gene encoding bifunctional pyr operon transcriptional regulator/uracil phosphoribosyltransferase PyrR — MTTTVEIMDQQAMHRALTRLTYEVIEKNKGIENVVLIGIKTRGVFLAQRFAKRLKEIEGIEVEVGDIDITLYRDDVHHVSSLEIEPSYNGHDIPFSIDGKTVVLVDDVLFTGRTVRSAMDAIMDVGRPAQIQLAVLVDRGHRELPIRADYVGKNIPTAQSESVHVHLLEHDKLEQDEVLIDKTE, encoded by the coding sequence ATGACAACAACTGTAGAGATTATGGATCAACAAGCGATGCATCGAGCATTAACACGACTAACTTATGAAGTGATTGAAAAGAACAAAGGGATTGAAAATGTCGTGTTGATTGGTATCAAAACACGTGGTGTGTTTTTAGCACAACGCTTTGCTAAACGCCTTAAAGAAATTGAAGGCATTGAAGTTGAAGTGGGCGACATTGATATCACATTATATCGTGATGATGTTCACCATGTATCATCGTTAGAAATTGAGCCATCATATAACGGTCATGATATTCCATTTTCAATTGATGGAAAAACAGTCGTTTTAGTTGATGATGTCCTCTTTACTGGACGTACAGTTCGTTCAGCGATGGATGCGATTATGGATGTAGGTCGTCCGGCACAAATTCAACTTGCGGTACTTGTTGATCGAGGTCATCGTGAACTACCCATTCGAGCTGATTATGTAGGAAAGAACATTCCGACAGCTCAAAGCGAAAGTGTACACGTTCACCTGTTAGAACATGATAAATTAGAACAAGATGAAGTATTAATCGATAAAACAGAATAA
- a CDS encoding uracil-xanthine permease family protein, with the protein MSVKKAVLDIHEKPTIPQWLILSIQHLFAMFGSTVLVPRLVGMDPGVALVSSGLGSLAYILITRGKIPAYLGSSFTFIASLQLIGAQFGPGGIMMGTLSVGIVYAIVSLIVYKYGIGWMNTVLPPIVVGPVIMVIGLSLAPTAAGMAMNTSGGLENYSVQSLIVAAVTLAVTIFTMMFFKGILSLIPILVGIVAGYIVSIFAGMVDFSQVTSAALFSVPNFSIPFITDTPVVNASVILLMAPLAFVTMAEHMGHQFVLNKITNRNFFEDPGLHKSLLGDGTASIIASLIGGPPVTSYGENLGVLAITSVYSIYVIAGAGFFAVLFGFIGYVSAFINSIPAAVLGGVSFLLFGVIAANGMKILIDNQVDFDDNRNLVIASVILVIGIGGVMLSFGGSGMKLEGMSLAAIIGIIINLVIPKTKKEA; encoded by the coding sequence ATGTCAGTTAAAAAAGCAGTTTTAGATATTCATGAAAAGCCAACAATACCACAATGGTTGATTCTTAGTATACAGCACTTATTCGCAATGTTTGGTTCAACAGTTTTAGTCCCACGTTTGGTCGGAATGGACCCAGGAGTAGCACTTGTATCAAGTGGTTTAGGGTCACTTGCTTACATCCTCATCACACGCGGTAAGATACCTGCGTATCTTGGCTCATCGTTTACGTTTATTGCATCATTACAACTTATCGGGGCACAATTTGGACCGGGTGGAATAATGATGGGAACTTTATCAGTCGGAATCGTCTACGCGATTGTTTCACTCATTGTCTATAAATATGGCATTGGCTGGATGAACACTGTTCTACCACCCATCGTAGTTGGACCTGTCATTATGGTTATTGGGTTAAGCCTAGCGCCTACAGCTGCTGGAATGGCAATGAACACTTCAGGAGGCTTGGAAAATTATAGCGTACAAAGTTTAATCGTAGCAGCAGTGACGTTAGCAGTGACAATCTTCACAATGATGTTTTTCAAAGGAATTCTTAGCCTGATCCCGATTCTCGTCGGAATAGTCGCAGGCTATATCGTCAGCATATTTGCAGGCATGGTTGATTTTTCACAAGTAACGAGCGCCGCACTTTTCTCAGTACCGAACTTCTCAATACCATTCATCACGGATACACCAGTAGTTAATGCTAGCGTGATTCTCCTAATGGCACCTTTAGCCTTTGTCACGATGGCCGAACATATGGGACATCAATTTGTCCTCAATAAAATCACGAACCGTAATTTCTTTGAAGATCCAGGCTTACACAAATCATTGCTTGGGGACGGAACAGCTTCAATCATTGCTTCGTTAATCGGTGGACCACCAGTAACATCTTATGGTGAAAATTTAGGTGTACTAGCAATCACAAGCGTTTACAGCATTTACGTTATCGCAGGGGCAGGGTTCTTCGCAGTACTGTTTGGCTTTATCGGTTATGTCAGTGCCTTCATTAACTCGATTCCAGCCGCAGTATTAGGTGGTGTATCATTCTTACTATTCGGTGTTATCGCAGCAAATGGTATGAAAATTTTAATCGACAACCAAGTCGACTTTGATGACAATCGTAACTTAGTTATTGCATCAGTTATCCTCGTTATCGGAATCGGTGGTGTTATGCTTAGCTTCGGCGGTTCAGGCATGAAGCTTGAAGGGATGTCTTTAGCAGCAATCATCGGTATCATCATTAACCTTGTCATTCCAAAAACTAAAAAAGAAGCCTAA
- a CDS encoding aspartate carbamoyltransferase catalytic subunit, whose protein sequence is MKNFVAIEELDLTEVHQLLDRATAFKQGETATPTPVFVANLFFESSTRTHLSFEVAERRMGMQVIPFDASQSSINKGESLYDTLLTLEAIGVEVAVIRHTENNYYEDLIPRLNMSIINGGDGSGHHPSQSLLDLLTIRETFGEIRGLNILISGDLLHSRVARSNAHILHQMGANLYFSGPTKWYDESFNRYGRHCEIDAVLPQMDVVMLLRVQHERHAAETSLTKDKYHDTYGLTIARAKQLKTTAIIMHPSPVNRGVEIADELVESSHSRIVEQMANGVYARMAILEAITNQKRGN, encoded by the coding sequence TTGAAAAATTTTGTAGCTATTGAAGAGTTAGACTTAACGGAGGTACATCAACTACTCGATCGGGCAACCGCCTTTAAACAAGGCGAAACTGCCACACCAACACCTGTATTTGTTGCTAACCTGTTCTTTGAGAGTTCGACACGAACGCATTTGAGTTTTGAAGTAGCTGAAAGACGAATGGGCATGCAAGTTATCCCATTTGATGCCTCTCAATCAAGCATTAATAAAGGCGAAAGCTTATACGATACGCTATTAACTTTAGAAGCAATCGGTGTTGAAGTGGCGGTGATTCGCCATACAGAAAATAATTATTATGAAGATTTAATACCACGTTTAAATATGAGTATTATTAACGGCGGTGACGGCAGTGGTCATCATCCATCACAATCATTGCTCGATTTACTCACCATCCGTGAAACATTTGGTGAGATTAGAGGATTAAACATCTTAATTTCAGGCGACTTGTTACACAGTCGTGTGGCACGCTCAAATGCACATATTCTACATCAAATGGGTGCAAACCTTTACTTCTCAGGACCAACAAAGTGGTACGATGAGTCTTTTAACCGCTACGGTCGTCATTGTGAAATTGACGCTGTTTTACCACAAATGGATGTGGTGATGCTACTGCGTGTGCAACATGAACGCCATGCTGCTGAAACATCGTTAACAAAAGACAAATACCATGATACTTATGGTTTAACGATTGCAAGAGCAAAACAATTGAAAACAACCGCAATTATCATGCATCCAAGTCCAGTTAATCGCGGCGTTGAGATCGCAGATGAGTTAGTAGAAAGTTCACATTCACGAATTGTAGAACAGATGGCAAATGGTGTTTATGCAAGAATGGCAATTTTGGAAGCAATTACAAATCAGAAAAGGGGCAACTAA
- a CDS encoding dihydroorotase — MTVIANGFIINEFNEPTRCNIRLEEEKIVEIGSDVKPLPGEKVIDATDLIVTAGFIDVHVHLREPGFEQKETIASGTLAAAHGGFTTICAMPNTNPVPDSAANMQALNKRIKADAKIRVLPYGAITKQLKADATVEELVDFDEVGANGAFAFSDDGVGVQTAGTMYKAMAEAARLNKAIVAHCEDNSLILGGSMHDGRRSEQLGVKGIPSVCESVQIARDVLLAEATGAHYHVCHVSTVESVRVIRDAKAAGIHVTCEVCPHHLISDENDITGDTGNWKMNPPLRATRDRQALIAGLMDGTIDCISTDHAPHCEHEKCGKMADSAFGIVGSETAFAQLYTHFVKTKIFTLKQLLDWMSSDVARTFNLPYGKLEVGASADIVLIDLDKEKTITTDDFLSQGKNTPYTGQTCSGWPVHTIYAGQTVWMED, encoded by the coding sequence ATGACAGTAATCGCAAATGGTTTTATCATTAACGAATTTAACGAACCGACACGGTGTAATATCCGCTTAGAGGAAGAAAAAATAGTTGAAATAGGTAGTGATGTTAAACCTCTACCAGGTGAAAAAGTCATTGATGCAACTGATTTGATTGTAACAGCAGGTTTTATCGATGTGCATGTACATTTAAGAGAACCCGGTTTTGAGCAAAAAGAAACAATCGCATCAGGCACGCTAGCAGCAGCACACGGAGGGTTCACAACAATTTGCGCCATGCCAAACACAAATCCAGTACCTGATTCAGCAGCCAATATGCAAGCTCTGAATAAGCGGATTAAAGCGGATGCGAAAATTCGAGTGTTGCCTTATGGTGCCATTACGAAACAGTTAAAAGCAGATGCAACAGTAGAAGAACTTGTTGATTTTGATGAAGTAGGTGCCAATGGGGCATTTGCTTTCAGCGATGACGGTGTTGGGGTTCAAACAGCAGGTACAATGTATAAGGCAATGGCTGAAGCTGCTCGCTTAAACAAAGCAATCGTCGCTCACTGTGAAGATAATTCCTTAATATTAGGAGGTTCAATGCATGACGGGAGACGAAGTGAACAACTAGGTGTTAAAGGGATTCCTAGTGTTTGTGAGTCGGTTCAAATTGCTCGTGATGTCTTGTTAGCCGAAGCAACAGGTGCGCATTATCATGTGTGTCATGTTTCAACTGTTGAATCCGTTCGTGTCATTCGTGATGCAAAAGCAGCAGGCATTCATGTGACATGTGAAGTATGCCCACACCATTTAATCAGTGATGAAAATGATATTACAGGTGATACAGGGAACTGGAAAATGAACCCACCACTACGTGCAACCCGAGATCGTCAAGCCTTGATTGCTGGTTTAATGGATGGCACCATCGACTGTATTTCAACAGACCATGCACCGCATTGTGAACATGAAAAATGTGGGAAAATGGCTGACTCAGCCTTCGGAATTGTCGGTAGTGAAACAGCGTTCGCGCAGTTATACACGCACTTTGTTAAGACTAAAATATTCACGTTAAAACAATTGTTAGACTGGATGAGTAGTGATGTGGCACGTACCTTTAACTTACCTTATGGCAAGTTAGAAGTGGGTGCATCAGCAGATATTGTCCTCATTGACTTAGATAAAGAAAAAACAATCACGACAGATGACTTTTTATCGCAAGGTAAAAATACACCCTACACAGGACAGACTTGTAGCGGTTGGCCAGTACACACTATCTATGCAGGACAAACTGTATGGATGGAAGACTAA
- the carA gene encoding glutamine-hydrolyzing carbamoyl-phosphate synthase small subunit yields MKNRMLVLEDGTVLKGRAFGSEKDAFGEVVFNTGMTGYQETITDPSYSGQIITFTYPLIGNYGINRDDFESIEPVVKGVIVKEAAEFASNWRQQETLDTFLKAKGIPGISGIDTRFLTRLIREHGTLKGVIANSDQSVEEMVNRAKASKLPTDQIRQVSPSKAYPSPGSGRRVVLIDFGMKHSILRELNSRLCDVIVMPYDTTAEQIRLLHPDGVMLSNGPGNPTDVPEALEMIRGIQGDIPIFGICLGHQLIALANGATTYKMKFGHRGANHPVKDVETGRVDFTSQNHGFAVDEESLVGTDLVVTHRELNDGTNEGLKHKTAPVFSVQYHPESAPGPSDANYLFDRFMQLMDSAKGGNDNA; encoded by the coding sequence ATGAAAAATCGTATGCTAGTTTTAGAGGATGGAACGGTTTTAAAAGGCCGTGCATTCGGTAGTGAAAAAGATGCTTTTGGTGAAGTGGTTTTTAATACAGGGATGACAGGGTATCAAGAAACAATTACTGACCCCTCATATTCAGGTCAAATTATTACATTTACATACCCGTTGATTGGTAACTATGGTATTAACCGCGATGATTTTGAATCAATCGAGCCTGTCGTAAAAGGCGTTATTGTGAAAGAAGCTGCGGAGTTTGCTTCAAACTGGCGTCAACAAGAAACACTTGATACATTCTTAAAAGCAAAAGGTATCCCTGGTATTAGTGGGATTGATACGCGTTTCTTAACGCGATTAATTCGTGAACACGGGACATTAAAAGGTGTTATTGCAAACAGTGACCAATCTGTTGAAGAAATGGTGAATCGTGCCAAGGCATCAAAACTCCCAACTGACCAAATCCGTCAGGTATCGCCGTCTAAAGCTTATCCAAGTCCAGGCAGTGGTCGTCGCGTAGTGTTGATTGATTTTGGAATGAAACACAGTATTTTACGCGAATTAAATAGTCGTTTGTGTGATGTGATCGTTATGCCTTATGATACAACGGCAGAACAAATCCGTTTGTTACACCCTGATGGTGTGATGTTATCAAATGGACCAGGTAACCCAACAGATGTACCTGAAGCATTGGAAATGATCAGAGGCATTCAAGGGGATATCCCGATATTTGGAATCTGTTTAGGGCATCAATTAATCGCCTTAGCAAATGGCGCAACAACATACAAAATGAAATTTGGGCACCGCGGTGCTAACCACCCTGTTAAAGACGTTGAAACAGGCCGCGTTGATTTCACTTCACAAAACCACGGTTTTGCAGTTGATGAGGAATCATTAGTAGGGACAGACTTAGTTGTCACTCACCGTGAGCTTAACGATGGTACGAATGAAGGACTTAAACATAAAACAGCACCGGTATTTTCGGTACAGTATCATCCAGAATCAGCACCAGGACCAAGTGATGCGAATTACTTATTTGACCGTTTCATGCAATTGATGGATTCAGCTAAAGGGGGAAATGACAATGCCTAA